TAGAGCCCTTCATCATAATCGTAGGGAAGATCGGGAATGATCAGACCGGCGACACCGCTCTCAGCCGCTCTTTCCACAAAATTCTCCACACCGGGAGCCATGAGAAGATTGCCGTAAGTCATAAGAAAAACCGGGACATCGGTTTCTGCGGTCAGAGAAGCGAGGAATTCAAATCCTTTATCTGTCGAAAAACCCTCATTGAGAGCATCGGTGCAGGCTCCCTGAATAAGCGGGCCGTCTGCAATGGGGTCGGAAAAGGGAAACTGGACTTCCAGATAGGAGGCACCTCCGGCAACCATGGCCAATGCGGCTAGACGGGATTCCTCAAGATTTGGATAACCTGCGACCAGATGAGTCATTACTATATTTCCGTCAGCCATTTTTCGTCTCCTCATTTAAAAAGTCAAACCATTTATCACGCTGGAGGGCTTTGGCCGTAATGAAAATATCCTTATCGCCCCGTCCCGACATATTTATTATAACAGCCTCTCCCGGTTTGTACTGTTCCGCGATTTTCAGTCCCGCCGCGCCGGCATGGGCCGACTCGAGAGCGAAAATGATTCCTTCGTTGGAAGCGAAAAAACGAAGGGCTTCCAGGGCCTCATCATCGCGGACTGAAGTGAATTCGATCCGTCCCGTATCGCCCAGATGAGCCAGCTGGGGACCGATGCCCGGGTAATCGAGTCCTGCGGATATGGAATGGGTATGCAGAACCTGCCCGTCTCCATCGAAGAGAAACCGGCTCTTATAGCCCTGGATCACTCCCGTTCTGCCTTCTCCCGTCATTCTCGCGGCATGGCACCCCTCTTCAGGTCCGGTACCGCCGGCTTCCGCGCCAATCAGCCTCGGCGTTCCGCTATGGATGAAAGGTTCGAAAAAGCCGATGGCGTTGGAACCGCCGCCCACACAGGCGACCATGGCTCTGACCTGAAGCTTCCTCTTCTCCTGTTCCGCCTTGACTTCCTTTCCTATAACGGACTGGAACTCCCGGACCATATCGGGATAAGGGCTCGGTCCGAGAGCGGAACCGATCAGATAATGGGTATCGGCGCTGGAGGAGGCCCAGTCACGGAGCGCTTCGTTCACGGCATCCTTCAGGGTTTTGGATCCCGATTCCACAGGAAAGACTTCGGCGCCGAACATCTCCATGAGAAAAACATTGGGTCTCTGCCTCTTTATATCTTCAGAGCCCATGTAGACCCGGCATTCCAATCCCAGCCTGGCGCAGACCGCCGCCGTTGCCACGCCGTGCTGACCCGCTCCCGTTTCAGCGATAATCCGGCTCTTCCCCATTCTTTTGGCCAGAAGAGCCTGACCGGCGGCATTGTTGATTTTATGGGCTCCCGTATTGGCCAGCCCTTCCAGTTTGATATAGATATCCGCACCGCCAACCGCCTTCGATGCTTTCTCCGCGTAGAGCAGCGGCGTGGGGCGGCCGATATACTCTTTGCCGAAACGGTTCAGTTCCTTTAGAAAGCCATCGTCATCCATAGCTTCTTTAAAAGCGGCTTCCAGTTCGTCGAGAGGTCCCCGGAGCAGTTCCGCCACATAACGTCCGCCGTAGGGACCGAAAAAATCATTATACACAGCCATTATCTATCTCCCTGAAAAATTCTTTCATTTTCCCATGATCCTTACGTCCTTTTTCCGCTTCGAGACGACTCGAAGCATCGATGAGCTCGGGTCTGAATTCACTGATAATCCCGCTGATGTTTTCCGGAGACAATCCGCCAGCCATCCAGAGAGGCCGGACTTGCGAAGCTTCAGTGACTATCTCTCCGTCAAGGCGCTTGCCTGTGCCGCCGTATTCCTTATCCGACCAGGCATCGACCAGAACTCTCGGTCCGGGAAATCTGTCAATTTCCTGCACATCCCCCCTGTCTCTCAATCTCAGAGCTTTGAAGCAGGGATAGGAGAAACTCCTCAGATCACCGGGATTTTCATTGCCGTGAAATTGAACAGCATCCAGATACCCCTTTTCCAGGAGCTCCATGACCTCTCTGTCCGGCTCGCCTTCCCCTGTAACCACGACCGCCACTTTCAGAACATCAAGATCCTTAACAGTCCGGATAAATGAGGGATCCGCTCTCCGGGGCGATTCGGCCAGGACGAAACCCAGAATATCGGCTCCCATCCCGACCGCTGCCTCCCCGTCCTCGCGGTTTGTTATACCGCAGATTTTAACCAGAGGCCTGCCCTGCCGTTTCCGCGAATAGAGACGATTCCAGAAATTTCCCTCCCCCTTACGTTCCGCAGCCTGGATCAGATCATCAATCAGATCAGGATCCCTGACAACAGATTCGCCGACCAGAATCCCGGCGAAACCGCTCTCAAAGGGTATGATAGCCTCATTGAAAGAGGAGATCCCCGACTCGTAAACGACCTGAGTCTCCCAATCGATATGCTTCTTCAATTCGATGGGAAGGATTTGATCTATTCGGAAGGTTTTGAGATTCCTGCTGTTGATTCCCATAATCTTCGGTCGGAAAGAGCGCACTTTGTCGACTTCCTCCCTGTTGTGAACTTCCACAAGAACCGCCAATCCCAGGCTTACGGCATAATGGTACAGCTCTTCGATTTTCTCTTTGTCCAGCAAGGCGGCGATAAGCAGAACGGCATCGGCACCGGCTCTGTAGGATACCAGCACATCCTCTTTTTCAAGTAAAAAGTCTTTACGGAGAACAGCCGCTTCGGGATAGGCTCTTTTTACTGCAATAAGATCATCGAGCGTTCCGCCGAAGTGGTCTTCTTCAGTCAGAACTGAAATATTGCGGATACCTTTTCCGAAATACAGACCGGCCTGTTTAACAGGATCGGCAATTTCCGATATTTTCCCTTTCGACGGCGAACGCCGTTTTATCTCGCAGATGACAAAGGGATTCTGACCGAACTTCTGTAAAGGGACGTCCCTTTCCGGTGGAACCGCCGATCCCAGAGTGTAGCCTTCCCTTTTAATGGTCTCTCTGCGTATCGAAGCTATTTTATTGAGAATATTCATGAGAAACTTCCCTGCAGATGTCCCAGAAGTTGTTGAACCTTCCCGGACTCCAGAGATGTTTTCGCTATTTTGTATCCCTCTTCTATGGAACCGGCCAGACCATAGATATAGAGCCCGGCTCCGCCGTTGAGCAGAACCGCATCCCTGATAGCCGGCCTTCCTTTTCCATCGAGAAGATCCCGGGCAAGTGCGGCATTTTCAGCAGCGTCTCCCCCTTTCAGATCATCGAGGGAATAAGGACCGATCCCCAGTGCTGCAGGATCGAAAATATAATCTTCTTTTTGTCCCCTTTCATCGATGACGATAACCCTCGAAGGCGCTGAGACTGAAAGCTCATCAATACCGTCCTGCCCGTAAATCACCATAACCCGCTTCACGCCGAGCATATGGGCGGCATCGGCCATAATTTCACAGAGGTCCTCCCGGTAAACACCGATGATCTGATATTCCGCCGCGGCGGGATTAACCAGGGGGCCGAGCAGATTCATAATCGATTTTACACCGAGGGCTTTTCTGACCGGTGCGGCGAACCGCATGGCTTTGTGGTACACCGGTGCGAAGAGAAAGGAAAAGCGCGCATCGGATAGTAATTTCTCCGCCTGTTGCGGAGAGATGTCTACAGGAACACCCATTTCCCGGTAAAAGTCGGCGCTTCCGCTTCTGGAACTGACGGCCCTGTTTCCATGCTTTGCCACGGCTGCGCCGCCCGCTGCTGCGACCAGCGCGGAAAAAGAAGAAATATTAAAAGTACCTATGCCGTCGCCGCCGGTTCCCACTATATCGAGAACCGGTTCTCCGGTTTTAACGGGAACTCTTTTTTTGTGAAGGACCGAGGCGCACCCGGCGATTTCCTCGGCGCAGACACCTTTGGTATTGAAGGCCGTCAGATATCCTGCGATGTGTATATCGCTGAGGCTTCCATCAGTCAGCTCCTCCATAAAAAGGACCGCCTCATCACGATTCAGATCCTGGCCGTTCATGATTTTTTCCAGTTTTCCCTTTACATCGAAAGGCTCTTTTCTGTAATTGAGGAAATTTCTGAGCATCCGCTTACCTTCTTCCGAGGCGATGGACTCAGGATGAAACTGAACACCTTCTACGACATAATCCCTATGCCGGACGCCCATGATCTCGCCATCGGGAGTCCGGGCCGTAATTTCCAGTTCGGCCGGTAGACTCTTTTCTTCTATGGCCAGCGAGTGATATCTGGTGCAGTTCAGCGGGGCGGAAAGATTCCTGAACACCCCTTTGCCGTCATGGCTGACGGGTTCGACCATACCGTGAACGATCCTGGCAGCCGGGATGATTTTTCCACCGAAGACTTCTCCAATGACCTGATGCCCGAGGCAGACCCCCAGAATGGGGATCTTTCCGGCGAAAGTCCTGACAGTCTCCATGGATATTCCCGCATCTTCAGGCCGGCCGGGACCGGGGGAGATGATAATGGCGTGGGGATTCATCTCTCTGATGTCCTCAATAGAGATGGCATTGTTTCTGTGAACCTCCACGGGGATATCTGTCAGCTCAGTGAGAAACTGGTAAACATTATAAGTAAAGGAATCAAAATTATCGATTAAAAGGATCATACTAAACCTCCACGCCCAGGGCTGTCGCCATGGCTCTCAGTTTTTCGCCGGTTTCCTCCAGCTCTCTCTCGGGAGTCGAATCATACACAATACCGGCTCCGGCCTGCATATAAATGGAATCGCCTTTTTTCAGAGCGCTTCTGATGGTGATGCAGGAATCCATATTCCCTTCCGGTTCCATAATGCCGATAAGGCCGGCATAGAATTTCCTCGGATAGATCTCCAGTTTGTCGATGGTCTCGATAGCCTGGATCTTAGGGGCGCCGGAAACAGTTCCCGCAGGGAAAGTCGCGCGAACGGCATCTGCGGCGCTTTTCCCTTCATCCAGATCCCCTTCCACCTGGGAAACGATATGAATGACATGGGAGTACTTTTCGATAGATCGGAATTCGGTCATTTCCACAGATCCGGACCGGCAGATCCGTCCCAGGTCATTTCTCCCCAGGTCGACGAGCATCAGGTGCTCAGCCCCCTCTTTGGGATCGGCGAGAAGCTCTTCTTCAAGGGCTTTGTCCTCTTTGGCATTGGCGCCGCGCCGTCTCGTTCCGGCAATGGGCCGGAGGAGAGCCCGGCCATCGTTGACTTTCACATGCACTTCCGGAGATGACCCGAAAAGCTGAAAATCATCAAAATCAATGTAAAAAAGATAGGGTGAAGGGTTTGTGGAGCGGAGTTTCCGGTAGGCTTCCAGAGCCGGCAGTTTGGTTTTAACTCTCAATCTGCGCGACACGACACCCTGCAGAAGGTTTCCTTTTATAATTTCCTCTTTTATGCGGACGACACCCTTGAGGAAAGCGTCCTTCTCCTGATCGCTGAAGATCAGTTCAGCGCTGTAATCGCGGTCGTGCGGAGCCAGATAATTAAAATTCA
Above is a window of Spirochaeta isovalerica DNA encoding:
- the trpA gene encoding tryptophan synthase subunit alpha, with amino-acid sequence MADGNIVMTHLVAGYPNLEESRLAALAMVAGGASYLEVQFPFSDPIADGPLIQGACTDALNEGFSTDKGFEFLASLTAETDVPVFLMTYGNLLMAPGVENFVERAAESGVAGLIIPDLPYDYDEGLYEAGKKAGIPVVPVVIPGIDEERLNAVLGMTPPFIYTAVRKGITGARTTIGEDTVAFLDKLSRSGAKVLAGFGIREKEQVDLLAPHVHGTVVGSALVEIIGRCAEEKRACSGEVKAFVESLI
- the trpB gene encoding tryptophan synthase subunit beta, whose translation is MAVYNDFFGPYGGRYVAELLRGPLDELEAAFKEAMDDDGFLKELNRFGKEYIGRPTPLLYAEKASKAVGGADIYIKLEGLANTGAHKINNAAGQALLAKRMGKSRIIAETGAGQHGVATAAVCARLGLECRVYMGSEDIKRQRPNVFLMEMFGAEVFPVESGSKTLKDAVNEALRDWASSSADTHYLIGSALGPSPYPDMVREFQSVIGKEVKAEQEKRKLQVRAMVACVGGGSNAIGFFEPFIHSGTPRLIGAEAGGTGPEEGCHAARMTGEGRTGVIQGYKSRFLFDGDGQVLHTHSISAGLDYPGIGPQLAHLGDTGRIEFTSVRDDEALEALRFFASNEGIIFALESAHAGAAGLKIAEQYKPGEAVIINMSGRGDKDIFITAKALQRDKWFDFLNEETKNG
- a CDS encoding bifunctional indole-3-glycerol phosphate synthase/phosphoribosylanthranilate isomerase; the protein is MNILNKIASIRRETIKREGYTLGSAVPPERDVPLQKFGQNPFVICEIKRRSPSKGKISEIADPVKQAGLYFGKGIRNISVLTEEDHFGGTLDDLIAVKRAYPEAAVLRKDFLLEKEDVLVSYRAGADAVLLIAALLDKEKIEELYHYAVSLGLAVLVEVHNREEVDKVRSFRPKIMGINSRNLKTFRIDQILPIELKKHIDWETQVVYESGISSFNEAIIPFESGFAGILVGESVVRDPDLIDDLIQAAERKGEGNFWNRLYSRKRQGRPLVKICGITNREDGEAAVGMGADILGFVLAESPRRADPSFIRTVKDLDVLKVAVVVTGEGEPDREVMELLEKGYLDAVQFHGNENPGDLRSFSYPCFKALRLRDRGDVQEIDRFPGPRVLVDAWSDKEYGGTGKRLDGEIVTEASQVRPLWMAGGLSPENISGIISEFRPELIDASSRLEAEKGRKDHGKMKEFFREIDNGCV
- a CDS encoding bifunctional anthranilate synthase component II/anthranilate phosphoribosyltransferase encodes the protein MILLIDNFDSFTYNVYQFLTELTDIPVEVHRNNAISIEDIREMNPHAIIISPGPGRPEDAGISMETVRTFAGKIPILGVCLGHQVIGEVFGGKIIPAARIVHGMVEPVSHDGKGVFRNLSAPLNCTRYHSLAIEEKSLPAELEITARTPDGEIMGVRHRDYVVEGVQFHPESIASEEGKRMLRNFLNYRKEPFDVKGKLEKIMNGQDLNRDEAVLFMEELTDGSLSDIHIAGYLTAFNTKGVCAEEIAGCASVLHKKRVPVKTGEPVLDIVGTGGDGIGTFNISSFSALVAAAGGAAVAKHGNRAVSSRSGSADFYREMGVPVDISPQQAEKLLSDARFSFLFAPVYHKAMRFAAPVRKALGVKSIMNLLGPLVNPAAAEYQIIGVYREDLCEIMADAAHMLGVKRVMVIYGQDGIDELSVSAPSRVIVIDERGQKEDYIFDPAALGIGPYSLDDLKGGDAAENAALARDLLDGKGRPAIRDAVLLNGGAGLYIYGLAGSIEEGYKIAKTSLESGKVQQLLGHLQGSFS
- the trpE gene encoding anthranilate synthase component I is translated as MPEKRMDTIIRTLPGERFTPFALADKLNARIILESAAFSRGRSRYSILMVHEAFRVSQEGDDIYITEKGSRKRVRSGARDILDVLAYFSNQHSIPSAGMPFPAGGIGFLSYEFSRKCDTINFSEKADPLNLPDAMFLFGHIFIVFDHFTDVIYLIGLNYKEQEIDLEEAVDETERKINDLNFNYLAPHDRDYSAELIFSDQEKDAFLKGVVRIKEEIIKGNLLQGVVSRRLRVKTKLPALEAYRKLRSTNPSPYLFYIDFDDFQLFGSSPEVHVKVNDGRALLRPIAGTRRRGANAKEDKALEEELLADPKEGAEHLMLVDLGRNDLGRICRSGSVEMTEFRSIEKYSHVIHIVSQVEGDLDEGKSAADAVRATFPAGTVSGAPKIQAIETIDKLEIYPRKFYAGLIGIMEPEGNMDSCITIRSALKKGDSIYMQAGAGIVYDSTPERELEETGEKLRAMATALGVEV